The following are encoded together in the Xanthomonas vesicatoria ATCC 35937 genome:
- a CDS encoding type IV secretion system protein VirB3 has product MHKDVLFRGCTRPAMFLGVPYIPFFIGAGGGLLLGMYINLWYLFTIPVIIFAMQQMAKRDEMIFRLLGLRWLFRMRARNLQRYSGMWVFSPNEYRKTPPGKSR; this is encoded by the coding sequence ATGCATAAAGACGTCCTCTTCCGCGGCTGCACCCGCCCGGCGATGTTTCTGGGGGTGCCTTACATTCCCTTCTTCATCGGTGCCGGCGGTGGCCTGCTGTTGGGGATGTACATCAATCTCTGGTACCTGTTCACCATCCCCGTCATCATCTTTGCCATGCAACAGATGGCCAAGCGTGACGAGATGATTTTCAGGTTGCTCGGATTGCGCTGGCTGTTCCGAATGCGTGCTCGAAACCTCCAGCGTTATTCTGGAATGTGGGTGTTCAGCCCAAACGAATATCGCAAGACCCCCCCGGGTAAATCGCGATAG
- a CDS encoding TrbC/VirB2 family protein yields MKFEIDKKTMADAKMVGTQAVKALVFISLLMVAGGAAADGNGLGGTDTQVCGFLNNVKKLLNMGSIVVVTIAVIVAGYQIAFAHKRISEVSPILIGGVLIGAAGQIANMILQNKDGAAATDCTGVGASLMQIVQHYA; encoded by the coding sequence ATGAAGTTTGAAATCGACAAGAAGACAATGGCTGATGCCAAGATGGTTGGCACCCAGGCCGTGAAGGCACTGGTATTCATCTCGCTGCTGATGGTTGCCGGTGGCGCAGCAGCAGACGGTAATGGTCTTGGTGGCACCGACACTCAGGTTTGCGGCTTCCTGAATAATGTGAAGAAGCTTCTGAACATGGGCTCGATTGTAGTGGTCACCATTGCGGTTATCGTGGCTGGTTATCAGATCGCCTTTGCACACAAGCGCATCTCCGAGGTTTCCCCAATCCTTATCGGCGGTGTTCTGATTGGCGCAGCTGGCCAGATCGCCAACATGATTCTTCAGAACAAGGATGGTGCTGCTGCGACCGACTGCACGGGAGTCGGCGCTTCGTTGATGCAGATCGTTCAGCACTATGCATAA
- a CDS encoding lytic transglycosylase domain-containing protein, with product MELMGCTGLAVPGEVMQHVVRVESSRNPYAIGVVGGRLVREPRGLAEAVATAKMLEQKGYNFSLGLGQVNRYNLQKYGLTSYEMAFDKCPNLVAASRILAECHSRSGANWGRSFSCYYSGNFETGFKHGYVQKIYASIRQSVASSGPKPIAVVPTRQVQLRPANPLKQAAAELADAIVARRIQDLSGTGNTVASPSGPMLPVPSVPYSPPSRATPVAPAAENELYVIKPTGQGRGMALPAVAPQTSTQTDQATSPVSMPRATQTAPQVDSAFVF from the coding sequence ATGGAACTGATGGGGTGCACTGGACTTGCTGTTCCTGGCGAGGTGATGCAGCACGTTGTCCGTGTCGAGTCGTCGCGTAATCCGTATGCCATCGGTGTGGTTGGCGGGCGCTTGGTGCGTGAGCCGCGGGGGTTGGCTGAGGCAGTCGCCACGGCCAAGATGCTGGAACAGAAGGGGTATAACTTTTCCCTGGGACTAGGCCAAGTCAATCGTTACAACCTGCAGAAGTACGGGCTGACCAGTTACGAAATGGCATTCGACAAATGCCCCAATCTTGTCGCTGCTTCAAGGATTTTAGCGGAGTGCCATTCGCGCTCAGGCGCGAATTGGGGCAGGTCGTTCAGTTGCTACTACTCGGGCAACTTCGAGACCGGCTTCAAACATGGTTACGTTCAAAAGATCTACGCCTCCATTCGTCAGTCGGTAGCATCTTCTGGACCCAAGCCCATCGCGGTCGTGCCAACGCGCCAGGTGCAATTGCGGCCTGCCAATCCGCTCAAGCAGGCGGCTGCGGAATTGGCAGATGCGATTGTAGCGCGTCGTATTCAGGATCTTTCCGGGACGGGCAACACGGTGGCTTCACCGTCAGGGCCTATGCTACCGGTACCGTCAGTACCTTACTCTCCGCCAAGTCGTGCCACCCCTGTGGCTCCTGCGGCGGAGAACGAGTTGTATGTGATAAAGCCGACAGGCCAGGGTCGGGGGATGGCGCTGCCCGCCGTTGCACCGCAGACCTCGACGCAAACCGATCAAGCCACAAGTCCCGTCTCCATGCCACGTGCAACGCAGACGGCTCCGCAAGTCGATAGCGCATTTGTTTTTTAG
- the virB11 gene encoding P-type DNA transfer ATPase VirB11, whose product MAAMTIDDSPTARISNDFLDYQYSVLGILDYLNSPDVTEICINRPGELYLETIHGWQRVDVPSLTYDRARQFCTAVVNESNTGQRITDADPVVSLTFPTGQRAQFVMPPACDAGKVSITIRLPSKHTKSLEQYKHDGFFDEVLEQSADVSDHDQELLELRRKRDYAEFFKKCVLYKKNVVVAGATGSGKTTFMKALVNHIPNEERLVTIEDARELFISQPNSVHLLYSKGGQSASNVTAKSCMEACLRMKPDRIILAELRGDESFYFIRNCASGHPGSITSCHAGSVEQTWDQLALMVKASNEGSGLEFEVIKRLLRMTIDIVVHIKAHAGRRFITGIDFDPLRTLRGG is encoded by the coding sequence ATGGCTGCCATGACGATCGATGATTCCCCGACAGCGCGCATTTCGAACGACTTCCTGGACTACCAGTACTCGGTGCTGGGAATCCTGGATTATCTGAATTCGCCTGACGTGACCGAAATTTGCATCAATCGTCCGGGTGAGTTGTATCTTGAGACCATTCATGGGTGGCAGCGGGTTGATGTGCCGTCTCTCACCTATGACCGTGCTCGGCAGTTTTGTACCGCTGTCGTCAATGAGAGCAATACCGGGCAACGGATTACTGACGCTGACCCGGTGGTGTCACTGACTTTTCCGACCGGACAACGCGCGCAGTTCGTGATGCCTCCCGCTTGCGATGCGGGCAAGGTGTCCATCACGATCCGGCTTCCTTCCAAGCACACCAAGTCGCTGGAGCAGTACAAGCACGACGGTTTTTTCGACGAGGTGCTGGAACAGTCTGCGGATGTCAGCGATCATGATCAGGAGTTGCTGGAGTTACGCCGCAAGCGTGACTATGCCGAGTTCTTCAAAAAGTGCGTGTTGTACAAGAAGAATGTCGTGGTTGCTGGAGCGACTGGCAGCGGCAAGACCACCTTCATGAAGGCGTTGGTCAATCATATTCCGAACGAAGAGCGCCTGGTCACCATTGAGGACGCTAGAGAGCTGTTCATCAGTCAGCCCAATTCCGTGCACCTGCTGTATTCGAAAGGCGGTCAGAGCGCCAGCAACGTGACTGCCAAGAGTTGCATGGAGGCGTGCCTGCGCATGAAGCCGGATCGCATCATCCTGGCCGAGCTGCGCGGTGATGAGTCGTTCTACTTCATCCGCAACTGCGCTTCGGGGCATCCGGGGTCCATCACCAGTTGCCACGCCGGGAGTGTCGAGCAGACCTGGGACCAGTTGGCCTTGATGGTGAAGGCATCCAACGAAGGCTCTGGTCTGGAGTTTGAGGTCATCAAGCGTCTGCTGAGAATGACCATCGACATCGTGGTTCACATCAAGGCTCACGCAGGGCGCCGGTTCATCACGGGCATCGATTTCGATCCTCTGAGAACCTTACGCGGCGGTTGA
- a CDS encoding TrbI/VirB10 family protein, whose amino-acid sequence MNSNIPNSPDDRSPSNRGEESRNGEYDERNNPYFARQQAGAAPDLDANEPVLRSSDIKRLNRKALVFLAAIAALLILVIFWLATQSGEDSAPPKPRAETVVAPALPQNMTAPVEEAPVPLAQQPSLPPLPPMPTVDNEDAGSAPERQRGPTLLERRILAESAANGAGMPGQPGPPAAPGEEDTAITLAKPISNPDGLLVRGTYIRCILETRIISDFGGYTSCIVTEPVYSINGHNLLLPKGSKMLGQYGAGEPTTRRLQVVWDRVTTPTGLDVTLVGPGIDTLGSAGHPGNYNAHWGNKIASALFISLLSDAFKYAGAEYGPETTTIGVGSGIVTQQPFESNTARSMQQLAEQAVEKSGRRPATLTINQGTVLNVYVAKDVDFSAVLPK is encoded by the coding sequence GTGAACTCGAATATCCCAAACAGCCCAGATGATCGCTCTCCGAGCAACCGCGGGGAAGAGTCGCGGAACGGCGAGTACGATGAGCGCAACAATCCGTACTTTGCGCGTCAACAAGCCGGTGCCGCGCCTGACCTGGATGCTAATGAGCCAGTACTGCGCTCCAGCGACATCAAGCGGCTGAATCGCAAGGCGCTCGTGTTTCTCGCTGCCATCGCCGCTTTGCTGATTCTCGTCATCTTCTGGCTGGCGACACAAAGTGGGGAAGATTCGGCGCCGCCGAAGCCGCGCGCTGAGACCGTTGTGGCGCCTGCGCTACCACAAAACATGACTGCGCCCGTTGAAGAGGCGCCCGTGCCCCTCGCGCAGCAGCCGAGTCTGCCGCCATTGCCGCCGATGCCGACTGTCGATAATGAGGATGCCGGTTCCGCGCCAGAACGTCAGCGTGGCCCTACCTTGTTGGAGCGTCGAATCCTCGCCGAATCCGCTGCGAATGGCGCAGGCATGCCCGGGCAACCTGGTCCGCCAGCCGCGCCCGGAGAGGAAGACACTGCTATCACACTGGCGAAGCCGATCAGCAATCCAGATGGTTTATTGGTGCGTGGCACGTACATTCGCTGCATTCTCGAGACCCGGATCATTTCGGATTTCGGTGGCTACACGTCGTGCATCGTGACCGAGCCTGTGTACTCCATCAACGGGCATAACCTGCTTCTGCCGAAGGGTTCCAAGATGCTGGGTCAGTATGGCGCCGGAGAGCCAACGACACGGCGGCTGCAGGTGGTCTGGGATCGGGTTACCACGCCCACCGGGCTGGATGTCACGCTGGTGGGGCCTGGTATCGATACGCTGGGCAGCGCTGGCCATCCAGGCAACTACAACGCCCATTGGGGTAACAAGATTGCATCGGCGCTGTTCATCAGCCTGCTGAGCGATGCATTTAAGTATGCGGGTGCCGAATATGGTCCAGAAACGACAACCATCGGTGTTGGCAGCGGGATCGTCACTCAGCAGCCTTTTGAAAGTAATACTGCCCGCAGCATGCAGCAGCTTGCCGAGCAGGCTGTCGAAAAGTCTGGGCGCCGTCCGGCAACCTTGACGATCAATCAGGGCACGGTGTTGAACGTTTATGTTGCCAAGGACGTCGATTTCTCGGCGGTCCTTCCGAAGTGA
- a CDS encoding TrbG/VirB9 family P-type conjugative transfer protein produces the protein MKLFNRYRAALFSALPIALCAFSAVAQVVQEYEYAPDRIYQVRTGLGITTQVELSPNEKILDYSTGFTGGWELTRRENVFYLKPKNVDVDTNMMIRTATHSYILELKVVATDWQRLEQAKQAGVQYKVVFTYPKDTSFNNVEDADASKKGPLLNAKILKDRRYYYDYDYSTRTKKSWLIPSRVYDDGKFTYINMDLTRFPTGNFPAVFAREKEHAEDFLVNTTVEGNTLIVHGTYPFLVVRHGDNVLGLRRNKQK, from the coding sequence ATGAAACTCTTTAATCGGTACAGGGCTGCGTTATTTTCAGCGCTACCAATTGCACTGTGTGCTTTTTCAGCAGTGGCGCAGGTGGTCCAGGAATACGAATATGCGCCCGATCGTATCTATCAGGTGCGTACGGGCCTGGGGATTACCACTCAGGTCGAGCTGAGCCCGAACGAGAAAATCCTGGACTACAGCACCGGCTTCACTGGTGGCTGGGAACTTACTCGGCGTGAGAATGTATTTTATCTGAAACCCAAAAATGTTGACGTCGACACGAATATGATGATTCGTACGGCGACGCATTCCTACATTCTTGAGCTCAAGGTGGTTGCAACAGATTGGCAGCGCCTCGAGCAGGCGAAGCAGGCGGGTGTTCAATATAAGGTTGTGTTCACCTACCCGAAGGACACGAGTTTCAACAATGTCGAAGATGCAGATGCATCGAAGAAAGGTCCATTGTTGAACGCAAAGATCCTGAAGGATCGTCGTTACTACTATGACTATGATTACTCGACACGCACCAAGAAATCCTGGCTGATTCCAAGCCGGGTGTACGACGATGGCAAGTTCACTTATATCAACATGGATTTGACGCGTTTTCCGACTGGTAATTTTCCGGCGGTCTTCGCTCGAGAGAAAGAACACGCCGAGGATTTTCTCGTCAATACGACGGTGGAAGGCAACACCCTGATCGTGCATGGGACCTATCCTTTCCTGGTGGTTCGCCACGGCGATAACGTTCTCGGTCTGCGAAGGAACAAGCAAAAGTGA
- a CDS encoding virB8 family protein has product MLRKKVSEKDGSAQVGAAVQKAVNYEVSIADLARRSEKRAWVVATLSMVVTVMTAGGYYYMLPLKEKVPYLVMADAYSGTSTIAKLEPNFGGRTISTSEALARSNIARFIIARESFDLSIIGQRDWNTVSAMGTTNVVNEYRALHSANNPLRPLNTYGKLRAVRINILSITLIGGKGQPYKGATVRFQRTVYDKNSTLSTLLDNKIATMGFVYQDNLEMSDSLRVENPLGFRVTDYRVDNDYSSLPAAPAAGAVISAQPQAAAQQPGMGVVDPNAANVSGAVPQGGVPLQQGALPQGSVPQQQAQPAFPDQMQPPGQTAIQPQGTPNNVNGASGR; this is encoded by the coding sequence ATGTTGCGTAAGAAGGTCAGTGAGAAAGATGGATCTGCCCAGGTGGGGGCAGCCGTCCAGAAGGCGGTTAACTACGAGGTAAGCATCGCCGATCTTGCGCGCCGCAGTGAAAAGCGCGCGTGGGTGGTGGCGACCTTGTCGATGGTCGTGACGGTCATGACTGCGGGCGGCTATTACTACATGCTGCCTTTGAAGGAGAAAGTGCCCTATCTGGTCATGGCAGATGCCTATTCGGGTACAAGCACGATTGCCAAGCTTGAGCCGAATTTTGGTGGGCGGACGATCAGTACGAGTGAGGCCTTGGCGCGCAGTAATATCGCACGCTTCATCATTGCGCGCGAATCGTTCGATTTGTCGATCATCGGTCAACGTGACTGGAATACCGTGTCAGCAATGGGCACGACAAATGTTGTGAACGAATATCGTGCGCTGCATTCCGCAAACAATCCACTACGGCCATTGAATACATACGGCAAGCTTCGTGCAGTCCGCATCAATATTCTGAGCATCACCTTGATCGGCGGAAAAGGGCAGCCTTACAAAGGCGCGACCGTACGTTTTCAGCGAACCGTATATGACAAAAATTCAACCCTCTCCACGCTGCTCGATAACAAGATTGCGACCATGGGATTCGTCTATCAGGACAATCTGGAGATGAGCGATAGCCTTCGCGTCGAAAATCCCCTGGGATTCCGGGTGACAGATTATCGGGTCGATAACGACTATTCCTCCCTGCCGGCAGCGCCTGCCGCTGGTGCCGTCATCAGTGCACAGCCTCAAGCAGCGGCACAGCAGCCTGGCATGGGCGTTGTCGATCCCAATGCGGCAAATGTCTCTGGCGCAGTCCCGCAAGGGGGCGTTCCGCTCCAGCAAGGAGCATTGCCGCAGGGTAGCGTGCCGCAGCAGCAAGCGCAGCCCGCGTTTCCCGATCAGATGCAGCCGCCGGGCCAGACTGCGATTCAACCCCAAGGGACGCCGAATAATGTCAATGGAGCAAGCGGTCGATGA
- a CDS encoding TcpQ domain-containing protein, giving the protein MYVSKLSLVLAAAVLAGACATKPAPDFGGRWKHVNHFDEAPTEIPLYTSYTYQATPMDGTLKTMLERWATDSNMQLSYNLPSDYTLIAPVSNISTTSVQQAATELSAVYAAQGVSVSVSANKLLVQPVPVSTGSKL; this is encoded by the coding sequence ATGTATGTGTCCAAGCTGTCGTTGGTGTTAGCAGCTGCCGTGTTGGCTGGCGCCTGCGCGACCAAGCCTGCTCCTGACTTTGGTGGGCGTTGGAAGCACGTCAATCACTTCGACGAGGCCCCGACCGAAATTCCGCTCTATACGTCTTACACGTATCAGGCCACGCCGATGGACGGCACGCTGAAGACGATGCTGGAGCGCTGGGCCACGGACTCCAACATGCAGCTGTCCTACAACTTGCCGTCGGATTACACCCTGATCGCACCGGTTTCGAACATCAGCACGACCAGCGTGCAGCAGGCTGCGACCGAGCTCAGTGCTGTGTATGCGGCGCAAGGAGTCTCGGTATCAGTCTCTGCCAACAAGCTGCTAGTGCAGCCGGTGCCGGTGTCAACGGGTTCCAAGCTCTGA
- a CDS encoding type IV secretory system conjugative DNA transfer family protein → MSKAKIIAIATAVALLAGYLLSGYVTLLLLRLDTSLYSWDTYYRYFSALGLPQVAPYANKIKMAGAIGFGVPALVWIIGIALALKPKAPALHGDARFAGAADLSKHGLFKPSGNGIVVGKFNGKLVRLSGQQFVILAAPTRSGKGVGVVIPNLLEYQESIVVLDIKQENFDLTSGWRASQGHEVFLFNPFAEDRRTHRWNPLTYVSNDPAFRVSDLMSIAAMLYPDGSDDQKFWVSQARNAFLAFALYLFENWDEELSLGFPGGAGAPTLGAIYRLSSGDGTDLKKYLKSLSERRFLSSNAKSAFANMLSQADETFASIMGTLKEPLNAWINPVLDAATSADDFMLTDLRKKKMTIYIGIQPNKLAESRLIINLLFSQIINLNTRELPKSNPELKYQCLLLMDEFTSIGRVDIIATAVAYMAGYNIRLLPIIQSMAQLDATYGKDLSRTIITNHALQILYAPREQQDANDYSEMLGYTTIKKQNITRGRETTRSVSEERRALMLPQELKAMGNEKEVFLYEGIPHPVKCDKIRYYEDRYFTARLLPKTDVKTLAIKV, encoded by the coding sequence ATGTCCAAAGCCAAAATTATCGCGATCGCCACTGCGGTGGCGTTGCTCGCCGGATATCTGTTGTCCGGCTATGTAACCCTGCTGCTGCTGCGGCTCGATACAAGCCTGTACAGCTGGGACACTTATTACCGCTACTTCAGTGCGCTGGGCTTGCCGCAGGTTGCTCCCTATGCGAACAAGATCAAGATGGCAGGTGCCATCGGCTTCGGTGTTCCCGCGCTCGTTTGGATCATCGGTATTGCGCTGGCTCTTAAGCCTAAGGCGCCGGCGCTACACGGCGACGCGCGCTTTGCCGGGGCTGCCGATCTCTCTAAACATGGCTTATTCAAGCCAAGCGGTAACGGTATCGTCGTCGGTAAATTCAACGGCAAGTTGGTGCGTCTGAGCGGGCAGCAATTCGTGATCCTCGCTGCGCCCACGCGCTCAGGCAAAGGTGTGGGTGTTGTCATCCCCAACCTGCTCGAGTACCAGGAGTCGATCGTCGTACTGGACATCAAGCAGGAAAACTTCGATCTGACCAGCGGCTGGCGCGCCAGCCAGGGCCACGAGGTCTTTCTCTTCAATCCCTTTGCGGAAGATCGGCGGACCCATCGCTGGAATCCCCTGACCTACGTGTCGAACGATCCCGCATTCCGCGTCTCGGACCTGATGAGCATCGCGGCCATGCTGTATCCGGATGGATCGGACGATCAAAAATTCTGGGTCAGCCAGGCGCGGAATGCGTTCTTGGCCTTTGCCCTGTATCTTTTCGAGAACTGGGATGAGGAGCTGTCGCTTGGCTTCCCGGGCGGGGCAGGGGCGCCCACGCTGGGCGCAATTTATCGCCTGTCGTCGGGTGACGGCACCGACCTCAAGAAATACCTGAAGTCGCTGTCCGAGCGAAGGTTTCTCAGTAGCAACGCCAAGTCGGCCTTCGCCAACATGCTGTCGCAGGCGGATGAGACCTTCGCGTCCATCATGGGCACTCTGAAGGAGCCGCTCAACGCGTGGATCAACCCTGTACTGGATGCGGCCACCAGCGCCGACGACTTCATGCTGACGGATCTACGCAAGAAGAAGATGACGATCTACATCGGCATTCAGCCCAACAAGCTTGCCGAGAGTCGCCTGATCATCAACCTGCTTTTCAGTCAAATCATCAACCTCAACACCCGTGAACTGCCCAAGTCCAACCCCGAGCTCAAGTACCAGTGCTTGCTGCTCATGGACGAATTCACCTCGATCGGCAGGGTGGACATCATCGCGACCGCCGTGGCTTACATGGCCGGCTACAACATTCGTCTGCTGCCCATCATCCAGAGCATGGCGCAGCTGGATGCGACCTATGGCAAGGATCTGTCGCGCACCATCATCACCAACCACGCTCTGCAGATCCTGTACGCGCCGCGCGAGCAGCAGGACGCGAACGATTACTCGGAGATGTTGGGCTACACCACGATCAAGAAGCAAAACATCACCCGGGGCAGGGAGACGACGCGCAGCGTTTCCGAAGAGCGGCGTGCATTGATGCTTCCCCAGGAGCTCAAGGCGATGGGCAATGAGAAGGAAGTCTTCCTGTATGAAGGTATTCCGCATCCTGTAAAGTGCGACAAAATCCGCTACTACGAAGATCGCTATTTCACCGCACGACTGTTGCCCAAAACGGATGTGAAAACGCTTGCTATAAAAGTGTGA